From Methylobacterium radiodurans, a single genomic window includes:
- a CDS encoding nucleoside deaminase, producing MTDHASHLAEAVAIARRNVDEGGSPYGAVIVRQGAVLTRAANTVHRTNDPSDHAEMVALREASRLLGSRDLSDCVMYASGQPCPMCHAAMRLAGFRQGYFAYAAEEAETYGAGSATIYAELCRPLAEQPMRLEHRRPEGESPYPAWAAKKRG from the coding sequence GTGACGGACCACGCATCCCACCTCGCCGAGGCGGTCGCGATCGCCCGCCGGAACGTAGACGAGGGCGGCTCACCCTACGGGGCGGTGATCGTGCGGCAGGGCGCCGTGCTGACCCGCGCGGCCAACACGGTCCACCGGACCAACGACCCGAGCGACCACGCCGAGATGGTGGCCCTGCGGGAGGCGAGCCGCCTGCTGGGCAGCCGCGACCTCTCGGATTGCGTGATGTACGCGAGCGGCCAGCCCTGCCCGATGTGCCACGCGGCGATGCGGCTCGCGGGCTTTCGCCAGGGCTACTTCGCTTACGCGGCCGAGGAGGCCGAGACCTACGGGGCGGGCTCGGCGACGATCTACGCGGAACTCTGCCGGCCGCTCGCCGAGCAGCCGATGCGGCTGGAGCACCGGCGGCCCGAGGGCGAGAGCCCCTACCCGGCCTGGGCCGCGAAGAAGCGGGGCTAG
- a CDS encoding SHOCT domain-containing protein, giving the protein MINDGPDHAAGLQAVADRYGVGLDAVRHLMHALERGQGSMAQFNHPDLGGMGQWSAGGMIMVGDMFNTELKARVSGLCNELAAALPPGGWSSGGAPGGQRGGGEWWPADLGHPSSTGSQNGMRYAYFPDSNRLAIESGTGVALYDTDGHHISGVSQSNGGVSFSGPQGAVAIEHLRRIGAEAEAAMRQPAEMPVSQPEAPQGYAPAPSYASPPSGASGDVLGTIERLSELHGRGVLTDQEFAEKKAELLARL; this is encoded by the coding sequence ATGATCAACGATGGACCCGACCACGCCGCCGGGCTGCAGGCGGTCGCCGACCGCTACGGCGTCGGGCTCGACGCCGTGCGCCACCTGATGCACGCGCTGGAGCGCGGCCAGGGCAGCATGGCGCAGTTCAACCATCCCGATCTCGGTGGGATGGGCCAGTGGTCGGCCGGCGGCATGATCATGGTCGGCGACATGTTCAACACCGAGCTGAAAGCGCGGGTCTCCGGCCTCTGCAACGAGCTCGCCGCCGCGCTGCCGCCCGGCGGCTGGTCTTCGGGCGGGGCGCCCGGGGGGCAGCGGGGCGGCGGCGAGTGGTGGCCGGCCGATCTGGGCCATCCGTCGAGCACGGGCTCGCAGAACGGAATGCGCTACGCCTACTTCCCGGACAGCAACCGGCTCGCGATCGAGTCGGGCACGGGCGTCGCGCTCTACGACACGGACGGGCACCACATCTCCGGCGTCTCGCAGTCGAACGGCGGCGTGAGCTTCTCGGGCCCGCAGGGCGCCGTCGCCATCGAGCACCTGCGCCGGATCGGTGCCGAGGCCGAGGCGGCGATGCGCCAGCCCGCCGAGATGCCGGTCTCGCAACCCGAGGCGCCGCAGGGCTACGCCCCGGCCCCGAGCTACGCGAGCCCGCCTTCCGGCGCCTCCGGCGACGTGCTCGGCACGATCGAGCGCCTGTCCGAGCTGCACGGCCGCGGCGTTCTGACCGACCAGGAATTCGCGGAGAAGAAGGCGGAGCTGCTCGCCCGTCTCTGA
- a CDS encoding EthD family reductase, translating into MVLVSVMYPAGGRFDMDYYLGHHMPLVRERWSSFGLHEAKIVRGVSTPDGGEAPYQVMALLTWESQEAFGKAAAAHGPEIFGDIPNFTDRQAQVQINDFPERGA; encoded by the coding sequence ATGGTCCTCGTGAGCGTGATGTACCCGGCCGGCGGCCGCTTCGACATGGACTACTATCTCGGCCACCACATGCCGCTGGTGCGCGAGCGCTGGTCCTCCTTCGGCCTGCACGAGGCGAAGATCGTGCGCGGCGTCTCGACGCCGGACGGGGGCGAGGCGCCCTATCAGGTGATGGCCCTGCTGACCTGGGAGTCGCAGGAGGCCTTCGGAAAGGCGGCGGCCGCGCACGGGCCGGAGATCTTCGGGGACATCCCGAACTTCACCGACCGCCAGGCCCAGGTCCAGATCAACGACTTCCCCGAGCGCGGCGCGTGA
- a CDS encoding capsule biosynthesis protein — MNVEIRNPQGQPLTTADKSNAVAESLRQFARMSRFADRRKGIRSYQSHVKRDPWLPVLFVVCFVLPTLMGAVYYGLIASDRYVTEAHFAIRPALGGAEKANPDSVGTNSGVPKELIAQDTLITYQYVLSRPMLETLEKELPLRAWFSRDSIDFLSRFDPEKPIEKFIRYWKERVAISVESGSGIMVLTVNAFDPQESLTLIQAILKEAEAVVNRLSLNARTDAVAESNRELALAEERMRKVRLEVRDLRNRDGVLDAQKTNEANLKTIAELRTARVEKSIQLTVGQRDLGPNSNRIIELKTQIRDLDENIARIERQSTSQDAEQKRVLADALTRFEALDNERKNAEKYYAAVLAANERARIIATRQIEFFSLIVPPVLAESAIQPRRVLMICLIAAGSAVLFAGALFARKQMV; from the coding sequence ATGAACGTCGAGATCCGCAATCCGCAAGGGCAGCCGCTCACCACCGCGGACAAGTCGAACGCCGTGGCCGAGTCGCTCCGGCAGTTCGCCCGGATGTCGCGCTTTGCCGACCGCCGGAAGGGCATCCGGTCCTACCAGAGCCACGTGAAACGAGACCCGTGGCTGCCGGTGCTGTTCGTCGTCTGCTTCGTGCTGCCGACGCTCATGGGCGCGGTCTATTACGGGCTGATCGCCTCCGACCGCTACGTCACCGAGGCGCATTTCGCGATCCGCCCGGCGCTCGGCGGCGCCGAGAAGGCCAATCCCGATTCGGTCGGCACCAACTCGGGCGTGCCCAAGGAACTCATCGCCCAGGACACCCTGATCACCTACCAGTACGTGCTCAGCCGGCCGATGCTGGAGACGCTGGAGAAGGAACTGCCCCTGCGCGCCTGGTTCAGCCGCGACAGCATCGATTTCCTCTCCCGCTTCGACCCCGAGAAGCCGATCGAGAAGTTCATACGGTACTGGAAGGAGCGCGTCGCCATCTCGGTGGAGTCGGGCTCCGGCATCATGGTCCTGACGGTCAACGCCTTCGACCCTCAGGAATCGCTCACCCTCATCCAGGCCATCCTGAAGGAGGCCGAGGCGGTGGTGAACCGGCTCAGCCTCAACGCCCGGACCGACGCGGTGGCGGAGAGCAACCGCGAGCTGGCGCTCGCCGAGGAGCGGATGCGCAAGGTCCGCCTGGAGGTGCGCGACCTGCGCAACCGCGACGGCGTGCTCGACGCGCAGAAGACCAACGAGGCGAATCTGAAGACGATCGCCGAGCTGCGCACCGCCCGCGTCGAGAAGTCGATCCAGCTCACGGTAGGCCAGCGCGACCTCGGGCCGAACTCCAACCGCATCATCGAGCTGAAGACGCAGATCCGCGACCTCGACGAGAACATCGCCCGGATCGAGCGCCAGTCCACGAGCCAGGACGCCGAGCAGAAGCGCGTGCTCGCCGACGCGCTGACCCGCTTCGAGGCGCTCGACAACGAGCGCAAGAACGCGGAGAAATATTACGCGGCGGTGCTGGCGGCCAACGAGCGCGCCCGCATCATCGCCACGCGCCAGATCGAGTTCTTCAGCTTGATCGTGCCGCCGGTGCTGGCCGAGTCCGCGATCCAGCCGCGGCGCGTGCTGATGATCTGCCTCATCGCCGCGGGCTCCGCCGTGCTGTTCGCCGGAGCCCTGTTCGCCCGCAAGCAGATGGTCTGA
- a CDS encoding spore photoproduct lyase family protein translates to MALTRDLLDIRRIYHEAAVPDHRRGAEILARFPDAERILVPSHWNIPELHGNAGSVEDWVRLKRSTLVLGVKKGLTMRPNGRSAHFIAPSTSNGCAMACAYCYVPRRKGFSNPISLFVNTEAACAAIARHAGKQGPLPEPDQIDPAHWVYDIGENGDLSVDAALTEGVRDFVELFRTLPNVKASFATKAVNRDLLGYDPQGKTRIRFSLMPERVARVVDVRTAPIPERIAAIDDFVAAGYEVHANFSPVILYEGWEADWRALFEQIAACTSARARAQLRCEIIMLTHNAGLHQVNLGWHPKAEALLWRPDIQEAKVSEGGGENVRYRAGWKGRWLARFKALLAETLPDCTVRYAF, encoded by the coding sequence TTGGCCCTCACCCGCGACCTGCTCGACATCCGCCGGATCTACCACGAGGCCGCCGTGCCGGATCACCGGCGCGGCGCCGAGATCCTGGCGCGCTTTCCCGACGCGGAGCGCATCCTCGTCCCGTCGCACTGGAACATCCCGGAGCTGCACGGCAATGCCGGCTCCGTGGAGGACTGGGTCCGCCTCAAGCGCTCGACGCTGGTGCTCGGGGTGAAGAAGGGGCTCACGATGCGGCCCAACGGGCGCAGCGCCCACTTCATCGCGCCCTCGACCTCGAACGGCTGCGCCATGGCCTGCGCCTACTGCTACGTGCCGCGCCGCAAGGGCTTCTCCAACCCGATCTCGCTCTTCGTGAACACGGAAGCCGCCTGCGCGGCGATCGCCCGGCACGCGGGGAAGCAGGGCCCGCTGCCGGAGCCCGACCAGATCGATCCCGCCCACTGGGTCTACGATATCGGCGAGAACGGCGACCTCTCGGTCGATGCGGCGCTGACGGAGGGCGTGCGGGACTTCGTGGAGCTGTTCCGGACCCTGCCCAACGTCAAGGCCTCCTTCGCCACCAAGGCGGTGAACCGCGACCTGCTGGGCTACGACCCGCAGGGCAAGACGCGCATCCGCTTCTCGCTGATGCCGGAGAGGGTCGCGCGGGTGGTCGACGTGCGCACGGCGCCGATCCCGGAGCGGATCGCGGCGATCGATGATTTCGTGGCCGCGGGCTACGAGGTGCACGCCAACTTCTCGCCGGTGATCCTCTACGAGGGCTGGGAGGCCGATTGGCGGGCGCTGTTCGAGCAGATCGCGGCCTGCACCTCGGCGCGCGCCCGCGCGCAGCTGCGCTGCGAGATCATCATGCTGACCCACAATGCGGGGCTGCATCAGGTCAATCTGGGCTGGCACCCGAAGGCCGAGGCGCTGCTCTGGCGGCCGGACATCCAGGAGGCGAAGGTCTCGGAGGGCGGGGGCGAGAACGTGCGCTACCGCGCCGGCTGGAAGGGCCGCTGGCTCGCCCGCTTCAAGGCGCTGCTCGCCGAGACCCTGCCGGACTGCACCGTGCGCTACGCGTTCTGA